A genome region from Sphingobacteriaceae bacterium GW460-11-11-14-LB5 includes the following:
- a CDS encoding molecular chaperone HtpG, which translates to MQEKGNISIHTENIFPIIKKFLYSDNEIFLRELVSNAVDAVQKIKRLGSLGQFNGEVGQPLVQVAVDKDAKTITISDNGLGMTAEEIKKYINQVAFSGASEFVEKFKDAKDANEIIGKFGLGFYSAFMVADLVEIQTLSYQDGAEPARWVCDGSTEFEITEGTKTTRGTDIILHVNKDSEEFLAESKLQEILDKYAKFLPVPIKFGTKTESVEDGVDEEGKAKYNDVEVDNIINTTNPIWTKAPADLSDEDYLNFYRELYPFSEEPLFWIHLNVDYPFNLTGVLYFPKLKNDFEMQRNKIKLYSRQVFITDEVKDIVPEFLMLLHGVIDSPDIPLNVSRSFLQADSNVKKINNYITKKVADKLGELFAKDRKAYEDKWKDIGLFVKYGMISEEKFYDKAKDFALVGNTKNELFTLPEYKEKVSALQTDKNGTVVYLYTNDAAKQDAFIQSANKKDYDVLLLDSPIDNHFINQLEQKLEKTSIKRVDSSVADKLIEKDEQNEHVLTEDQVKEVTTIFEKAITKPGMHVEIVALHPEELPVTITMDEFMRRMKDMAAMGGGMGFYGQMPDNYKVAINGNHKLVSKILKAEGEEQSNLAKQAVDLALLAQGMLTGAELTAFVSRSVELI; encoded by the coding sequence ATACAGGAAAAAGGAAATATCTCGATACACACTGAGAATATTTTCCCGATAATTAAGAAGTTTTTATACTCTGATAACGAAATTTTTCTTCGTGAGTTGGTTTCTAACGCAGTAGATGCGGTTCAGAAAATTAAAAGACTAGGTTCATTAGGTCAGTTTAATGGCGAAGTTGGTCAGCCATTGGTGCAAGTTGCAGTTGATAAGGATGCAAAAACCATTACCATTAGCGATAACGGTTTGGGAATGACTGCCGAAGAGATTAAAAAATACATTAACCAGGTTGCATTTTCTGGCGCAAGTGAGTTTGTAGAGAAATTTAAGGATGCTAAAGATGCCAATGAAATCATCGGTAAATTCGGTTTAGGTTTCTACTCGGCCTTTATGGTTGCAGATTTAGTTGAGATTCAAACTTTATCATACCAGGATGGCGCAGAACCTGCACGTTGGGTTTGCGATGGCAGTACAGAATTTGAAATTACTGAAGGAACTAAAACCACTCGCGGTACCGATATTATCCTGCATGTAAACAAAGATTCGGAAGAATTTTTAGCAGAAAGTAAACTGCAGGAAATCCTGGATAAATACGCTAAATTTTTACCTGTGCCTATTAAGTTTGGCACTAAAACAGAATCGGTTGAAGATGGCGTAGATGAGGAAGGTAAAGCCAAGTATAACGACGTTGAAGTTGATAACATAATCAACACCACCAACCCGATCTGGACAAAAGCTCCTGCAGATTTGTCAGACGAGGATTATTTAAACTTTTACCGCGAATTATATCCATTTAGTGAAGAACCATTATTCTGGATCCACTTAAATGTTGATTACCCTTTTAATTTAACCGGCGTATTGTATTTCCCTAAGTTGAAAAACGATTTCGAAATGCAGCGCAACAAAATCAAATTATATTCACGTCAGGTATTTATTACCGATGAGGTTAAAGATATTGTTCCTGAGTTTTTGATGTTATTACACGGTGTAATCGATTCTCCTGATATTCCGTTAAATGTATCACGCAGTTTCTTACAGGCCGACAGCAACGTTAAAAAGATCAATAACTACATTACTAAAAAGGTTGCTGATAAATTAGGTGAGTTATTTGCCAAAGACCGTAAAGCTTATGAAGATAAATGGAAAGACATCGGTCTTTTTGTAAAATACGGTATGATCAGTGAAGAGAAGTTTTACGATAAAGCTAAAGATTTTGCTTTAGTTGGAAACACTAAAAATGAGCTTTTCACACTTCCTGAGTATAAAGAGAAGGTAAGCGCCTTACAAACGGATAAAAATGGCACTGTGGTTTATTTATACACCAACGATGCGGCTAAACAAGATGCTTTTATCCAATCGGCGAACAAAAAAGATTACGATGTTTTATTATTAGACTCACCAATCGACAATCACTTTATCAATCAATTGGAGCAAAAATTAGAGAAAACATCAATTAAACGTGTTGACTCCAGCGTTGCGGATAAATTAATTGAGAAAGACGAACAAAATGAGCATGTTTTAACTGAAGATCAGGTAAAAGAAGTAACCACTATTTTTGAAAAAGCCATTACCAAACCAGGTATGCATGTAGAAATTGTGGCTTTACATCCTGAAGAATTACCAGTTACCATTACCATGGATGAATTTATGCGCCGGATGAAAGATATGGCTGCTATGGGTGGCGGAATGGGCTTTTACGGCCAAATGCCCGACAATTACAAAGTTGCCATTAACGGAAACCATAAATTGGTCAGTAAAATTTTAAAGGCTGAGGGAGAAGAGCAAAGCAACCTGGCTAAACAAGCGGTAGATTTAGCGCTTTTAGCACAAGGTATGTTAACTGGTGCAGAATTAACTGCTTTTGTAAGCAGAAGTGTAGAATTAATTTAA
- a CDS encoding N-acetylglucosamine kinase yields MGYHNGETIKFSTPGINPYFLSEQEITKLISKNESLLQYADEVKEIYFFGAGCSSPDKHEVVSNGLSAVFGNAFISVDHDLLGSVYATCGNAEGLNCILGTGSNICYFDGKKIHDGHHGLGYVLGDEGSGTFFGKKVLLSYLYNKMPSNLAAEFKKSFPSEKEQIITNVYQKPFPNIYLAGFSRFMASHKDHPFIQDILRTGFQEFVDTNVKDYPKHKNVPCHFVGSIAYYYQETLISVLLENGIEPGKILQKPIEELFNFILNKEGIVQQAS; encoded by the coding sequence ATGGGCTATCATAATGGCGAGACCATTAAGTTTAGCACTCCTGGAATAAACCCTTATTTCTTAAGTGAGCAAGAAATTACCAAGCTGATTTCTAAAAATGAATCCTTATTACAATATGCTGATGAGGTAAAAGAAATCTACTTCTTTGGAGCCGGTTGTTCTTCACCCGACAAACATGAAGTAGTCTCAAATGGCTTGTCGGCCGTTTTTGGTAATGCCTTTATTTCAGTAGACCACGATCTTTTGGGTTCGGTATATGCGACCTGCGGAAATGCTGAAGGTTTAAACTGTATTTTAGGTACCGGATCGAATATCTGTTATTTCGATGGAAAGAAAATCCACGATGGCCACCACGGCTTAGGTTATGTGCTTGGCGATGAAGGTTCTGGTACTTTCTTTGGGAAAAAAGTACTTTTAAGCTATTTATACAATAAAATGCCCTCCAACTTAGCGGCAGAATTTAAAAAATCTTTCCCTTCAGAAAAGGAACAGATTATTACCAATGTATATCAAAAACCTTTCCCTAACATCTATTTAGCAGGTTTTAGCCGCTTTATGGCCAGCCATAAAGACCATCCCTTTATTCAGGATATTTTAAGAACCGGCTTTCAGGAGTTTGTAGATACGAACGTTAAAGATTATCCTAAACATAAAAATGTTCCCTGCCATTTTGTAGGTTCAATCGCCTATTATTATCAGGAAACATTAATTTCGGTGTTATTAGAAAATGGCATTGAACCTGGGAAAATACTACAGAAACCCATTGAAGAGCTGTTTAATTTTATTTTAAATAAAGAAGGAATAGTACAACAGGCAAGTTAA
- a CDS encoding DNA-binding response regulator translates to MNLKCVVIDDEQHAIEVLTDHIAEMPGLTVFKTFTSPVQALTEISIEDEIDLLFMDIDMPGINGLELAKNIREKAKYLIFTTAHPDYALQAFDVQSDQYLLKPISFAKFALGIDRILKKEANNTKVSTKEADQVAALYIKGDHKYAFSNIAIDEILYIKALQNYIQIITKSETHTTYLTLKEIEKALENHAFIRVNKSNIVAKAAIKKVDGNIIRLVNNEMIQIGEGYKEAFFAYVQSSLLKSNRNQ, encoded by the coding sequence ATGAATCTAAAATGCGTTGTTATAGACGACGAGCAACATGCAATTGAAGTATTAACTGACCACATTGCGGAAATGCCTGGTTTAACAGTTTTTAAAACCTTTACCAGCCCTGTCCAGGCACTTACAGAGATAAGTATCGAGGACGAAATTGATTTATTGTTTATGGATATTGATATGCCAGGGATCAATGGATTGGAGCTGGCTAAAAATATCAGAGAAAAAGCAAAATATTTGATTTTTACTACTGCGCATCCTGATTATGCCTTGCAAGCATTTGATGTACAATCAGATCAGTACTTATTAAAACCTATTTCCTTTGCAAAATTTGCATTAGGTATTGACAGGATTTTAAAAAAGGAAGCAAATAATACCAAAGTGAGCACGAAAGAAGCTGATCAGGTAGCGGCACTTTATATTAAAGGCGACCATAAATATGCTTTTTCTAACATCGCTATTGATGAAATACTTTACATCAAAGCGCTACAGAATTATATACAGATTATTACTAAATCTGAAACCCACACTACCTACCTTACCCTGAAGGAAATTGAAAAGGCCTTAGAAAACCACGCATTTATCCGTGTTAATAAATCGAACATTGTTGCTAAAGCGGCAATTAAAAAAGTAGATGGAAATATAATCCGTTTGGTAAATAACGAGATGATCCAAATTGGCGAAGGTTATAAAGAAGCTTTCTTCGCCTATGTACAGAGCAGTTTGTTAAAATCTAATCGAAATCAATAA
- a CDS encoding transporter, with translation MSKKLKIFILLLSLSLSGFAQEQLSLQEAITIALQNNYDIKISKNQIDIAKNNANIGNAGMLPNLTGSYTNGGSIQNTRQTPATGPDRVITGAKSTNNSYGADLNWTIFDGFSMFANYDRLKELQKQGELNARLTILTTVADVITAYYDIVRQQQLVIAADSAMDVSVLRTSIAKTKLQLGRGSKLDVLTAQVDYNTDTSNYLQTKNALQVAKVRLNQLMVRDIGTSFSVANNIDVDKGILFSKMAEMAEQQNPNVQNAFINQRIASLNLKSIRGARYPSVSLNSGYSRANSTSPTGFNQKFAANGFTYGVTASINLFNGFLQRQQERNAKIEIDNSALTLNKTKLDVNSQLLTAYENYSTYLDLIKLEQRNVDIAKENLDITLAKYRLGSIAPLELREAQRNAIDAKNRFIEMQYQAKIAETTLKEISGNINLSN, from the coding sequence ATGAGCAAGAAATTAAAAATATTTATCCTACTGTTAAGCTTATCCCTTTCGGGTTTTGCACAAGAACAGCTGAGCTTGCAGGAAGCCATTACCATTGCTTTACAGAACAATTACGACATCAAAATCAGTAAAAACCAGATCGATATAGCAAAGAACAATGCCAATATCGGCAATGCGGGTATGTTACCTAACTTAACCGGAAGTTATACCAATGGCGGAAGTATCCAGAACACCAGGCAAACGCCTGCCACTGGCCCTGACCGGGTAATTACAGGCGCAAAAAGTACCAATAACAGTTATGGTGCCGATTTAAACTGGACTATTTTTGATGGTTTTAGCATGTTCGCCAATTACGATCGCTTAAAAGAATTGCAAAAGCAGGGCGAGTTAAACGCCCGCTTAACCATTTTAACTACTGTTGCAGATGTAATTACGGCCTATTATGATATTGTAAGGCAGCAACAATTGGTGATAGCAGCAGATAGTGCGATGGATGTTTCGGTATTACGTACCAGTATTGCCAAAACAAAATTACAGCTTGGCCGTGGTTCAAAACTGGATGTATTAACCGCACAGGTTGATTATAATACCGATACCTCAAATTACCTGCAAACCAAAAATGCCCTACAGGTAGCTAAAGTCCGTTTAAATCAATTAATGGTTAGAGATATTGGCACCTCCTTTTCTGTTGCAAATAATATTGATGTAGATAAAGGCATTTTATTTAGCAAAATGGCCGAGATGGCCGAACAACAGAATCCGAATGTGCAGAATGCTTTTATTAATCAGCGTATTGCCTCGTTAAATCTAAAATCTATCCGTGGCGCACGTTATCCATCCGTTAGCCTAAACTCTGGTTATAGCCGGGCAAACAGTACCAGCCCTACTGGCTTTAACCAAAAATTTGCTGCAAATGGATTTACCTATGGCGTTACTGCGAGTATAAATTTATTTAATGGTTTTTTACAGCGCCAGCAAGAACGTAATGCGAAGATTGAGATCGATAATTCGGCCTTAACCTTAAACAAAACCAAACTCGATGTAAATTCGCAGTTGCTTACCGCATATGAAAATTATAGCACTTATCTCGATTTGATTAAGTTAGAACAACGAAATGTAGATATTGCAAAAGAAAACTTAGATATTACCCTGGCAAAATACCGTTTAGGCAGTATTGCGCCTTTAGAATTAAGAGAAGCACAGCGTAATGCTATTGATGCCAAAAACCGTTTCATTGAAATGCAATATCAAGCTAAAATAGCCGAAACTACACTGAAAGAAATCAGTGGAAATATAAATTTATCTAATTAA
- a CDS encoding peptidase M61, translated as MFNKKSILSLVLLLTCIMAAKARVKIGFEVSFKEPQAHYAEVQMNISGLAKDYVDVKMPVWTPGSYLVREFEKSVEEFKASAGGKAVKVEKVRKNTWRIFSAKAANIQISYRVYAFEISVRTPFIDESHAFLSPTGIFMHPDGMIKSPSTVKIVPFNTWSKVSTGLTPVAGEQFTYKATDFDILYDSPIEVGNQDIFEFTAAGVRHEVAMYGGGNYDKEKLKVDMAKIVEKETAVYGENPNKYYLFIVHNFLKGGGGLEHLNSTTLGATRNAYNTAEGYKGFLGLVAHEYHHLWNVKRLRPVALGPFDYDNENYTTNLWVAEGFTSYYENKYLHRAGFTDVNEFLKDLASGIGTVLNTPGAKYQSAASSSYDAWIIGYRPNENSKNNSISYYNKGEVIGILMDLEIINATKGAKSLDDVMKAMYLQCKTLKRGYTDAEFKAMVEKISGISFTSFWAKYVNGVDDVEYVKYLGYAGVDVSTENATPGKPVTGAAVQLATKGLEVTSVTRNTAAWISGLNVNDIIIEIGGSSLSDVLKNVKLKEPKFSLDILPIITDKKTGDLLTVKVIRDGLEKEISLSLKENPSVRLKATVNENATPAQKAVLKKWTGI; from the coding sequence ATGTTTAACAAAAAATCAATTTTAAGTTTAGTTTTACTACTAACGTGTATTATGGCAGCGAAGGCGCGGGTAAAAATAGGCTTTGAGGTTTCTTTTAAAGAGCCACAGGCACACTATGCTGAAGTTCAGATGAATATTTCTGGCTTGGCAAAAGATTATGTAGATGTAAAAATGCCCGTTTGGACACCAGGTTCTTATTTGGTTCGCGAGTTTGAAAAAAGTGTAGAAGAATTTAAGGCTTCTGCAGGGGGTAAAGCTGTAAAAGTCGAAAAAGTAAGAAAAAACACCTGGAGAATTTTTTCAGCGAAGGCTGCCAATATCCAGATCAGTTACCGTGTTTATGCATTTGAAATTTCTGTGCGTACCCCTTTTATCGACGAATCTCACGCTTTCTTATCTCCAACAGGGATTTTTATGCATCCTGATGGTATGATCAAATCGCCAAGTACGGTAAAAATTGTTCCTTTTAATACCTGGAGTAAAGTTTCTACTGGTTTAACTCCTGTTGCGGGTGAGCAGTTTACCTATAAAGCTACTGATTTTGATATTCTTTACGATAGCCCTATTGAAGTGGGTAATCAGGATATTTTCGAATTTACAGCTGCTGGCGTTCGCCACGAAGTAGCCATGTACGGCGGTGGTAATTACGATAAAGAGAAACTAAAAGTAGATATGGCTAAAATTGTAGAAAAAGAAACTGCAGTTTATGGCGAAAACCCTAATAAATACTACCTTTTCATTGTTCATAATTTCTTAAAAGGTGGTGGCGGTTTAGAGCACTTAAACTCTACCACTTTAGGCGCGACCAGAAATGCTTACAATACGGCCGAAGGTTATAAAGGCTTTTTAGGTCTGGTTGCCCACGAGTACCATCACCTTTGGAATGTTAAGCGTCTACGTCCGGTAGCGTTAGGCCCTTTTGATTATGATAACGAAAATTACACGACCAACCTTTGGGTAGCTGAAGGATTTACCTCGTATTACGAAAATAAATACTTACACAGAGCTGGTTTTACTGATGTAAATGAATTTTTGAAAGATTTGGCAAGTGGTATAGGTACGGTGTTAAATACACCTGGCGCTAAATACCAGTCGGCTGCTTCATCCAGTTATGATGCGTGGATTATCGGTTACCGTCCGAATGAAAACTCAAAAAACAATTCCATCTCTTACTACAATAAAGGAGAAGTGATCGGTATTTTAATGGATCTCGAAATCATTAATGCCACTAAAGGTGCCAAAAGTTTGGATGATGTAATGAAAGCCATGTATTTGCAATGCAAAACTTTAAAACGTGGTTATACAGATGCAGAATTTAAAGCCATGGTTGAAAAAATCTCCGGAATAAGTTTTACCAGTTTTTGGGCAAAATATGTTAACGGGGTAGATGATGTAGAATATGTAAAATACCTGGGTTATGCAGGGGTTGATGTCTCTACAGAAAATGCAACGCCTGGTAAACCAGTTACTGGTGCAGCTGTTCAATTGGCTACTAAAGGTTTAGAAGTAACCTCGGTTACCAGAAACACGGCAGCATGGATAAGTGGCTTAAATGTAAACGATATTATTATCGAGATTGGTGGCTCCTCATTGAGCGATGTGTTGAAAAATGTGAAATTAAAGGAGCCAAAATTTTCCTTAGATATTTTACCCATCATTACGGATAAAAAAACAGGCGATCTGTTAACGGTTAAAGTAATCCGCGATGGACTTGAAAAGGAAATTTCTTTAAGCTTAAAAGAAAATCCAAGTGTACGCTTAAAAGCAACTGTAAATGAAAATGCAACACCAGCGCAAAAAGCAGTGTTAAAAAAATGGACAGGAATTTAG
- a CDS encoding acriflavin resistance protein, with protein MSISTTSIKRPVLAIVMNLLIVLFGIIGYTFLGVREYPSIDPTVVSVRTSYPGANSDIIESQITEPLEKSINSIDGIRNISSSSNQGTSNITIEFNLDKNIEEAANDVRDKVSQAARTLPKDIDGLPVVSKADANSDPILSMTIQSDKRNTLELSDFAENVIADRIQTIPGVSSVQIQGQRKYAMRIWMDPNKLSAYGLTSQDIVTALDNENVELPSGKITGATTELTVKTLGKLTNESQFNNLILKADSNQVVKLKDVGYAVLGPENEETVLRESGRPMVAIAIIPQPGANYLDISKEFYNRFDKLKADIPKDIKLKVALDNTLFIKRSVTEVAETIGLSLVLVILIIYLFFRDWAIAFRPLIDIPVSLVFTFFIMYAFGFSINVLSLLAIVLATGLVVDDGIVVTENIFKKVEEGMSPFEAAIKGSNEIFFAVISISITLAAVFLPVIFLQGFVGRLFREFGVVIGAAVLVSAFVSLTLTPMLNAYLMKKGGHKPSRFYNWTEPYFVKLNDAYESNLNKFLDKRWLSVPIILVCMGLIFLFWKILPKETAPYDDRSAININATTPEGASFTYTDQFIMKLNQLVLDSVPEKNVNITITSPGFGGSGSVNSGFVRMGLVDPEDRKRSQKDIADMLTRVTKKYTEGKTIVNQQPTISVGRRGGLPISYIIQAQNFEKLREKIPLFMDAVSKDPTFTVSDVNLKFNKPEINLTIDRDKAKNLGVSISAIAQTLNLGLSGQRFSYFFMNGKQYQVIGQFDRGDRKDPLDLSSVYVRNDKGELVQLDNVVTAKEESSPPQLYRNNRFIAATVSAGLAPGKSIGEGIDAMDAISKKVLDETFSTDLSGESRDFKESSSNTFFAFGLALLLVYLILSAQFESFKDPIIIILTVPMAVAGAFLSLWLCGQSWNIFSQIGTIMLIGLVTKNGILIVEFANQLKEKGIPIPEAIREAAVSRLRPILMTSLAIAIGALPIALALGAAAKSRMSMGTVIVGGTLFSLVLTLFVIPAIYSYWAKPYKPNKELKEAHRFEQEALHTEE; from the coding sequence ATGAGTATCTCCACCACGAGTATAAAACGGCCGGTTCTGGCTATTGTGATGAACTTACTGATTGTCTTATTCGGGATAATCGGTTATACCTTTTTGGGTGTTCGCGAGTATCCATCTATTGATCCAACCGTCGTTTCAGTAAGAACCTCTTATCCGGGGGCCAACTCCGATATTATTGAATCGCAGATTACCGAACCTTTAGAAAAATCGATCAACTCTATTGATGGGATCAGGAATATTTCTTCATCAAGTAATCAGGGAACAAGTAACATCACCATCGAGTTTAACCTCGATAAAAATATCGAAGAGGCCGCAAACGATGTGCGTGATAAAGTATCGCAGGCCGCCAGAACTTTACCTAAAGATATCGACGGTTTACCCGTTGTTAGTAAGGCTGATGCCAACTCTGATCCGATTTTATCGATGACCATCCAGAGTGACAAACGCAATACACTGGAATTAAGCGATTTCGCCGAAAATGTAATTGCCGACCGTATCCAAACCATTCCGGGCGTAAGTAGCGTCCAAATCCAGGGGCAAAGAAAATATGCCATGCGCATCTGGATGGATCCGAATAAACTGAGCGCTTACGGTTTAACTTCGCAGGATATTGTTACTGCCTTAGACAATGAAAACGTAGAGCTTCCATCAGGAAAAATTACCGGAGCGACTACTGAACTCACCGTTAAAACCTTAGGAAAACTAACCAACGAAAGTCAGTTTAACAACTTAATCTTAAAAGCCGACAGCAATCAGGTAGTTAAATTAAAAGATGTAGGTTATGCCGTTTTAGGGCCAGAAAATGAAGAAACCGTTCTACGCGAATCGGGCCGGCCGATGGTGGCCATTGCCATTATCCCTCAGCCGGGCGCCAATTATCTCGATATCAGTAAAGAGTTTTACAATCGTTTCGATAAGTTAAAAGCCGATATCCCAAAAGACATTAAACTGAAGGTTGCATTAGATAATACACTTTTCATCAAACGTTCGGTAACCGAAGTGGCAGAAACCATTGGTTTATCGCTGGTACTGGTAATTTTGATTATTTACCTTTTCTTTAGGGATTGGGCAATCGCTTTCAGACCATTAATCGATATCCCGGTATCGCTGGTTTTCACTTTCTTTATTATGTATGCCTTTGGCTTCTCCATTAACGTGTTGAGCTTACTGGCTATTGTACTGGCTACGGGATTGGTGGTAGATGATGGTATTGTGGTTACCGAAAATATCTTTAAAAAGGTTGAAGAAGGTATGTCGCCATTCGAGGCAGCCATTAAAGGGTCAAATGAAATCTTTTTTGCTGTAATTTCGATTTCCATTACTCTTGCAGCCGTATTCTTACCGGTAATTTTCTTACAGGGATTTGTTGGCCGCTTATTTAGGGAATTCGGTGTGGTAATCGGTGCAGCGGTACTGGTTTCCGCCTTTGTATCACTAACCTTAACGCCGATGTTAAATGCCTACCTGATGAAAAAAGGTGGACATAAACCATCCAGATTTTACAACTGGACAGAGCCCTATTTTGTGAAGTTAAATGATGCCTACGAATCGAACCTGAATAAGTTTTTGGATAAAAGGTGGCTTTCCGTTCCGATTATTTTGGTGTGTATGGGTTTAATTTTCTTATTCTGGAAGATTTTACCAAAAGAAACCGCTCCTTATGATGATCGAAGTGCGATAAACATTAATGCAACTACGCCTGAAGGTGCATCATTTACCTATACCGATCAGTTTATTATGAAACTGAACCAACTGGTTCTTGATTCTGTGCCCGAAAAAAATGTAAACATTACCATTACCTCACCAGGTTTTGGTGGATCAGGCTCGGTAAACTCGGGTTTTGTAAGAATGGGCCTGGTAGATCCTGAAGATCGTAAACGTTCGCAAAAAGACATTGCGGATATGCTTACCCGCGTCACAAAGAAATATACAGAAGGTAAAACCATTGTGAATCAACAGCCCACTATTTCCGTTGGCCGTCGAGGTGGTTTGCCCATCAGTTATATCATCCAGGCACAAAATTTCGAAAAACTAAGAGAGAAAATCCCTTTGTTTATGGATGCGGTATCGAAAGATCCAACATTCACCGTTTCGGATGTCAACCTGAAATTTAATAAACCTGAAATCAACTTAACCATCGACAGAGATAAGGCAAAAAACTTAGGTGTTTCTATATCTGCTATTGCCCAAACCTTAAATTTAGGTTTAAGCGGTCAAAGGTTTTCGTATTTCTTCATGAATGGAAAACAATACCAGGTAATTGGTCAGTTCGATCGCGGCGACCGGAAAGACCCACTAGATTTGAGTTCGGTTTATGTGCGTAATGATAAGGGCGAATTGGTTCAGCTCGATAACGTAGTTACGGCGAAAGAAGAAAGTAGTCCGCCACAGCTCTACAGGAACAACCGTTTTATCGCGGCAACTGTTTCGGCAGGTTTAGCACCTGGTAAAAGCATTGGTGAAGGTATAGATGCCATGGATGCCATTTCTAAAAAAGTGTTGGATGAAACTTTCTCTACTGATTTAAGTGGAGAATCGCGTGATTTTAAAGAAAGTTCTTCAAATACCTTCTTTGCGTTCGGCCTGGCCCTTCTGTTGGTTTATTTAATTCTTTCGGCGCAGTTTGAGAGTTTTAAAGACCCGATCATTATCATTTTAACTGTACCGATGGCCGTTGCAGGTGCGTTTTTATCGCTTTGGTTATGCGGTCAAAGCTGGAATATCTTCAGCCAGATTGGTACCATCATGCTTATTGGTCTGGTAACTAAAAATGGTATTTTAATTGTTGAATTTGCCAACCAGCTAAAAGAAAAAGGCATTCCAATCCCCGAAGCCATACGCGAAGCGGCTGTTTCGCGCTTGCGCCCGATTTTAATGACCAGTTTGGCCATTGCCATTGGCGCACTACCCATTGCACTGGCTTTAGGTGCCGCGGCAAAAAGCAGAATGAGTATGGGAACCGTAATTGTTGGTGGTACGTTATTCTCATTGGTTTTAACCTTATTTGTAATACCAGCCATTTACTCTTACTGGGCTAAACCATACAAACCGAATAAAGAATTAAAAGAAGCCCATCGTTTTGAACAAGAAGCTTTACATACAGAAGAATAA
- a CDS encoding efflux transporter periplasmic adaptor subunit, which translates to MKKRYIIYAVLAIGLAYLVYYRINANKKLEGKGGASAGAGKGKEGGKGGSSAPLVVDGIVVKPVSFDNDLEVTGAIDANESVVLKSEVSGLVTGIYFQEGTTVSKGSVLVKVNDRDIQAQLQDALTKQKLSGTNENRAKQLLAKGAISQEEYDTALADLKSLQAQAQLIRAQLAKTTIRAPFTGRVGLRSISAGTYLTPATVIANLVSTNPVKVTFSVPEKYAGQIKMNSEIIFTTDGSSKENKGKVYAIEPGINAATRTLQIRALAPNADNALLPGSFAKIKLALNTVQNAILIPNEAVIPVLKGKIVYIQKDGKAQEVKVEAGTRTDENIVITSGLKAGDTVLTTGSMALKKDAPVKVHLVKQ; encoded by the coding sequence ATGAAGAAAAGGTATATCATCTATGCTGTTTTAGCTATAGGCTTAGCTTATTTAGTCTATTACAGAATTAATGCAAATAAAAAACTCGAAGGGAAAGGCGGCGCATCTGCAGGGGCAGGAAAAGGCAAAGAAGGCGGTAAAGGAGGCTCTTCTGCACCATTGGTAGTTGATGGAATTGTGGTAAAACCGGTATCGTTTGATAATGATTTAGAGGTAACCGGTGCTATTGATGCAAACGAATCGGTTGTATTAAAAAGTGAAGTTTCGGGCCTCGTAACCGGAATTTACTTTCAGGAAGGTACAACAGTATCGAAAGGAAGTGTACTGGTAAAAGTAAACGACAGAGATATACAGGCACAATTACAGGATGCCCTAACCAAGCAAAAACTTTCGGGAACTAATGAAAACCGTGCAAAACAGCTTTTGGCGAAAGGGGCAATTAGCCAGGAAGAATACGATACCGCTTTAGCAGATTTAAAATCGCTACAGGCACAAGCACAATTAATCAGGGCACAACTGGCAAAAACCACTATCCGTGCACCTTTTACAGGTAGAGTGGGTTTGCGTAGCATTTCTGCTGGAACCTATTTAACACCCGCAACGGTAATTGCCAACCTGGTCAGCACCAATCCGGTTAAAGTTACTTTTTCCGTTCCGGAGAAATATGCAGGGCAGATTAAAATGAATTCAGAAATCATATTCACTACTGATGGTTCATCTAAAGAAAATAAAGGAAAAGTTTATGCCATAGAACCCGGGATTAATGCCGCAACCCGAACATTACAAATTCGGGCTTTAGCGCCTAATGCAGATAATGCCCTACTACCAGGCTCTTTTGCCAAAATTAAACTGGCTTTAAATACGGTACAAAACGCCATACTAATTCCTAATGAAGCTGTAATACCCGTGTTGAAAGGTAAAATTGTTTACATACAGAAAGACGGAAAAGCACAGGAAGTTAAAGTGGAGGCGGGTACACGCACCGATGAAAACATTGTAATTACTTCGGGATTAAAAGCCGGCGACACGGTGTTAACCACCGGATCGATGGCCTTAAAAAAAGATGCTCCAGTAAAAGTTCATTTGGTTAAACAATAA